In the genome of Populus trichocarpa isolate Nisqually-1 chromosome 6, P.trichocarpa_v4.1, whole genome shotgun sequence, one region contains:
- the LOC127905411 gene encoding probable sulfate transporter 3.5 isoform X2 — MPTRNSSMNPTQVNFNSPRKFRTTLKSKCKETFFPDDPFRQFKNEKPLGKAKKTLQYFVPIFEWLPQYNLKMFRFDLLAGITITSLAIPQGISYAKLAEIPPIIGLYSSFVPALVYAILGSSKHVAVGTVAACSLLIADTIGSKVSSKDDPTLYLHLVFTAAFITGVFQAALGFLRLGILVDFLSHSTITGFMGGTAIIICLQQLKGLLGVSHFTTKTDVVSVLHAVFKNRNEWKWETAVVGMAFLVFLLFTRYLRQRKPKLFWVSAMAPMVVVVLGCLLAYFTRDSKYSIQTVGNLHKGLNPISIEYLNFDAEYLPYTLKAGIITGIIALAEGIAIGRSFAIMNNEQVDGNKEMIAFGFMNIVGSCFSCYLTTGPFSKTAVNYNSGCKTAASNLVMAIGMMLTLLFLAPLFSYTPLVALSAIIMSAMLGLIKYEEAYHLFKVALALLRALLYVARPAACKLGKLPDSTLYRDTEQYAEASGPPGILAIQLGSPIYYANGNYIRERILRWIRNDEGNGKAVKHVLLDLTGVTSIDTTGIETLAEVLRILEVKHIKMKIVNPRLDVLEKMMKSKFVDKIGKESIFLCMEDAVEASYDFSATTEKQGFEEQRSGVA; from the exons ATGCCCACACGCAATTCCAGCATGAATCCTACCCAGGTGAATTTCAACTCCCCGAGAAAGTTTAGGACAACATTGAAATCTAAATGCAAAGAGACCTTCTTCCCTGACGACCCATTTAGACAATTCAAGAATGAGAAGCCTCTCGGCAAGGCCAAGAAAACCCTTCAATATTTCGTTCCAATCTTTGAATGGCTGCCTCAATACAATCTTAAGATGTTTAGATTCGACCTTCTTGCTGGTATCACCATTACCAGCCTTGCCATTCCTCAAGGAATCAGCTATGCCAAACTCGCTGAAATTCCTCCAATCATTGGCCTAT ACTCGAGCTTTGTGCCTGCTTTAGTTTATGCAATTCTCGGGAGTTCGAAACATGTGGCGGTGGGGACAGTAGCTGCGTGCTCATTGCTCATAGCAGATACAATTGGATCCAAAGTATCATCCAAAGATGACCCAACATTGTACCTCCACTTAGTTTTCACGGCCGCTTTCATCACTGGAGTTTTTCAGGCTGCTCTAGGATTTCTAAG ACTGGGGATTCTGGTGGATTTCTTGTCACATTCCACAATCACTGGTTTCATGGGAGGCACAGCGATTATTATCTGCCTACAGCAATTGAAGGGCTTGCTTGGAGTGAGCCATTTCACCACAAAAACAGATGTGGTTTCTGTTTTGCATGCAGTTTTCAAGAATAGGAATGAG TGGAAATGGGAAACCGCGGTTGTCGGCATGGCCTTCCTTGTTTTCCTGCTGTTCACCCGCTATCTG AGGCAAAGAAAACCCAAGCTATTTTGGGTCTCAGCTATGGCTCCGATGGTGGTCGTTGTACTCGGCTGCTTGTTAGCCTACTTTACTCGTGACAGTAAATACAGCATCCAAACT GTTGGGAACCTGCATAAAGGGTTAAATCCGATAAGCATCGAATACTTGAATTTTGACGCTGAGTATCTGCCCTACACTTTGAAAGCTGGAATCATTACTGGCATAATTGCTTTGGCT GAAGGGATTGCAATTGGAAGAAGCTTTGCCATAATGAATAATGAACAAGTTGATGGAAACAAGGAGATGATAGCTTTTGGTTTCATGAACATTGTTGGGTCTTGCTTTTCATGCTACTTGACCACTG GACCATTCTCAAAAACTGCAGTGAATTACAACTCTGGGTGTAAGACAGCAGCGTCGAACTTAGTAATGGCTATTGGCATGATGCTCACTCTCCTATTCTTGGCTCCTCTCTTTAGCTATACCCCTCTCGTTGCTCTATCTGCCATTATCATGTCTGCGATGTTAGGCCTCATCAAATATGAGGAGGCTTATCACTTGTTCAAG GTTGCGCTTGCTTTGTTGAGGGCACTTCTATATGTGGCCAGACCTGCTGCTTGTAAGCTTGGAAAATTGCCAGACTCAACCTTGTACCGCGACACCGAACAGTATGCTGAAGCCTCAGGTCCCCCTGGAATTCTTGCTATACAACTTGGTTCTCCTATTTATTATGCAAATGGCAACTATATAAGAGAGAG GATTCTCCGGTGGATTCGAAATGACGAGGGTAATGGGAAAGCTGTGAAGCATGTTTTGCTAGATTTGACGG GAGTTACATCCATTGACACGACAGGCATCGAAACTTTAGCTGAAGTGCTCAGAATCTTAGAAGTCAAACACATCAAG ATGAAAATTGTAAACCCCAGGCTAGATGTTTTggagaaaatgatgaaatcaaaattcGTAGATAAGATCGGGAAGGAATCCATATTTTTGTGCATGGAAGATGCAGTTGAAGCAAGTTATGACTTTTCAGCCACTACAGAAAAGCAAGGGTTCGAAGAACAACGTTCGGGCGTTGCTTAG
- the LOC127905411 gene encoding probable sulfate transporter 3.5 isoform X1, translating into MPTRNSSMNPTQVNFNSPRKFRTTLKSKCKETFFPDDPFRQFKNEKPLGKAKKTLQYFVPIFEWLPQYNLKMFRFDLLAGITITSLAIPQGISYAKLAEIPPIIGLYSSFVPALVYAILGSSKHVAVGTVAACSLLIADTIGSKVSSKDDPTLYLHLVFTAAFITGVFQAALGFLRLGILVDFLSHSTITGFMGGTAIIICLQQLKGLLGVSHFTTKTDVVSVLHAVFKNRNEWKWETAVVGMAFLVFLLFTRYLRQRKPKLFWVSAMAPMVVVVLGCLLAYFTRDSKYSIQTVGNLHKGLNPISIEYLNFDAEYLPYTLKAGIITGIIALAEGIAIGRSFAIMNNEQVDGNKEMIAFGFMNIVGSCFSCYLTTGPFSKTAVNYNSGCKTAASNLVMAIGMMLTLLFLAPLFSYTPLVALSAIIMSAMLGLIKYEEAYHLFKVDKFDFCICLAAFFGVAFITMDMGLMISVALALLRALLYVARPAACKLGKLPDSTLYRDTEQYAEASGPPGILAIQLGSPIYYANGNYIRERILRWIRNDEGNGKAVKHVLLDLTGVTSIDTTGIETLAEVLRILEVKHIKMKIVNPRLDVLEKMMKSKFVDKIGKESIFLCMEDAVEASYDFSATTEKQGFEEQRSGVA; encoded by the exons ATGCCCACACGCAATTCCAGCATGAATCCTACCCAGGTGAATTTCAACTCCCCGAGAAAGTTTAGGACAACATTGAAATCTAAATGCAAAGAGACCTTCTTCCCTGACGACCCATTTAGACAATTCAAGAATGAGAAGCCTCTCGGCAAGGCCAAGAAAACCCTTCAATATTTCGTTCCAATCTTTGAATGGCTGCCTCAATACAATCTTAAGATGTTTAGATTCGACCTTCTTGCTGGTATCACCATTACCAGCCTTGCCATTCCTCAAGGAATCAGCTATGCCAAACTCGCTGAAATTCCTCCAATCATTGGCCTAT ACTCGAGCTTTGTGCCTGCTTTAGTTTATGCAATTCTCGGGAGTTCGAAACATGTGGCGGTGGGGACAGTAGCTGCGTGCTCATTGCTCATAGCAGATACAATTGGATCCAAAGTATCATCCAAAGATGACCCAACATTGTACCTCCACTTAGTTTTCACGGCCGCTTTCATCACTGGAGTTTTTCAGGCTGCTCTAGGATTTCTAAG ACTGGGGATTCTGGTGGATTTCTTGTCACATTCCACAATCACTGGTTTCATGGGAGGCACAGCGATTATTATCTGCCTACAGCAATTGAAGGGCTTGCTTGGAGTGAGCCATTTCACCACAAAAACAGATGTGGTTTCTGTTTTGCATGCAGTTTTCAAGAATAGGAATGAG TGGAAATGGGAAACCGCGGTTGTCGGCATGGCCTTCCTTGTTTTCCTGCTGTTCACCCGCTATCTG AGGCAAAGAAAACCCAAGCTATTTTGGGTCTCAGCTATGGCTCCGATGGTGGTCGTTGTACTCGGCTGCTTGTTAGCCTACTTTACTCGTGACAGTAAATACAGCATCCAAACT GTTGGGAACCTGCATAAAGGGTTAAATCCGATAAGCATCGAATACTTGAATTTTGACGCTGAGTATCTGCCCTACACTTTGAAAGCTGGAATCATTACTGGCATAATTGCTTTGGCT GAAGGGATTGCAATTGGAAGAAGCTTTGCCATAATGAATAATGAACAAGTTGATGGAAACAAGGAGATGATAGCTTTTGGTTTCATGAACATTGTTGGGTCTTGCTTTTCATGCTACTTGACCACTG GACCATTCTCAAAAACTGCAGTGAATTACAACTCTGGGTGTAAGACAGCAGCGTCGAACTTAGTAATGGCTATTGGCATGATGCTCACTCTCCTATTCTTGGCTCCTCTCTTTAGCTATACCCCTCTCGTTGCTCTATCTGCCATTATCATGTCTGCGATGTTAGGCCTCATCAAATATGAGGAGGCTTATCACTTGTTCAAGGTTGACAAGTTTGATTTCTGCATTTGCTTAGCTGCTTTTTTTGGTGTTGCGTTCATAACCATGGATATGGGCCTCATGATATCA GTTGCGCTTGCTTTGTTGAGGGCACTTCTATATGTGGCCAGACCTGCTGCTTGTAAGCTTGGAAAATTGCCAGACTCAACCTTGTACCGCGACACCGAACAGTATGCTGAAGCCTCAGGTCCCCCTGGAATTCTTGCTATACAACTTGGTTCTCCTATTTATTATGCAAATGGCAACTATATAAGAGAGAG GATTCTCCGGTGGATTCGAAATGACGAGGGTAATGGGAAAGCTGTGAAGCATGTTTTGCTAGATTTGACGG GAGTTACATCCATTGACACGACAGGCATCGAAACTTTAGCTGAAGTGCTCAGAATCTTAGAAGTCAAACACATCAAG ATGAAAATTGTAAACCCCAGGCTAGATGTTTTggagaaaatgatgaaatcaaaattcGTAGATAAGATCGGGAAGGAATCCATATTTTTGTGCATGGAAGATGCAGTTGAAGCAAGTTATGACTTTTCAGCCACTACAGAAAAGCAAGGGTTCGAAGAACAACGTTCGGGCGTTGCTTAG